The Mytilus galloprovincialis chromosome 2, xbMytGall1.hap1.1, whole genome shotgun sequence genome has a window encoding:
- the LOC143062136 gene encoding properdin-like isoform X2 — protein sequence MNITGLCSHNESYESKTCRSACADSLITIPVESHSTTTHTASTESDIGILSEWSQWSRCTVTCGSGNRVRQRQCSTGTCNGSTRQTGQCFTKCPLNNIWSEWSQWSQCVRERQCTGT from the exons ATGAATATTACAGGGTTATGTAGTCACAATGAATCATATGAAAGTAAAACATGTAGAAGCGCCTGTGCAG ATAGTTTAATCACTATACCTGTTGAAAGTCATTCAACAACAACACACACAGCTAGTACTGAATcag ACATTGGAATTTTGAGCGAATGGTCACAATGGTCACGATGCACTGTGACTTGTGGATCTGGAAACAGAGTACGTCAAAGACAATGCAGCACTGGTACATGTAATGGTAGTACTCGCCAAACAGGACAATGTTTCACTAAGTGTCCACTTAACA ACATCTGGAGCGAATGGTCACAATGGTCACAATGTGTTCGTGAAAGACAATGCACTGGTACGTGA
- the LOC143062136 gene encoding thrombospondin-2-like isoform X1, with protein sequence MSTSTKQVHTNSIFRQDSEYDELNTEYHKYDEINSVQREDPSSDVQIALLNTAPRRANTRVCLIIIFALIAIVLTGVTTFFITKETLPKTQFLDAEDTNCYWSSWSSWSKCNIKCGNGTQVRLRLHMNITGLCSHNESYESKTCRSACADSLITIPVESHSTTTHTASTESDIGILSEWSQWSRCTVTCGSGNRVRQRQCSTGTCNGSTRQTGQCFTKCPLNNIWSEWSQWSQCVRERQCTGT encoded by the exons ATGTCAACGTCCACAAAACAAGTTCATACCAACAGCATTTTCCGACAGGATTCAGAATATGACGAATTGAACACAGAATACCATAAGTACGATGAAATTAATTCAGTGCAGAGAGAAGATCCTTCTAGCGATGTGCAGATTGCACTACTGAATACTGCTCCAAGACGAGCAAATACTCGTGTgtgtcttattattatttttgcttTGATTGCAATTGTTCTAACAGGTGTTACCACATTCTTTATTACAAAAGAAACATTACCCAAAACACAGT TTCTAGATGCAGAGGATACTAATTGTTACTGGTCATCCTGGAGTTCTTGGTCCAAATGCAATATTAAATGTGGTAACGGAACACAAGTCAGACTAAGGCTACATATGAATATTACAGGGTTATGTAGTCACAATGAATCATATGAAAGTAAAACATGTAGAAGCGCCTGTGCAG ATAGTTTAATCACTATACCTGTTGAAAGTCATTCAACAACAACACACACAGCTAGTACTGAATcag ACATTGGAATTTTGAGCGAATGGTCACAATGGTCACGATGCACTGTGACTTGTGGATCTGGAAACAGAGTACGTCAAAGACAATGCAGCACTGGTACATGTAATGGTAGTACTCGCCAAACAGGACAATGTTTCACTAAGTGTCCACTTAACA ACATCTGGAGCGAATGGTCACAATGGTCACAATGTGTTCGTGAAAGACAATGCACTGGTACGTGA